The Gemmatimonas phototrophica region CGCCATCACCCACACTGCGCGCCCCGACGAGAGGGCAGCGTCCCATTCCGTCGTGGCCGGCGACACGAAGTGGTTGAGCACTTCGAGTGCGTCGTAGCCCGAGAGCTGGCGCAGGTCGGCGACGGAATGTCCTTCGCGTATCGCCGGATGGGCGAGTACCACGACGGCCCCGGTGAGCTCGAGCCGGTTGATGATGTCCTGCTTGTGGTGCACGGTTTGGCCGAGCGGATAGTCGCGCCACACCACGGCATCACCGCCAATCGCGAGGCGATGTGACTTCTGCAGGTTCCAGCCCTGCTCGTACACCGGGAACGTGCCGGTTTGCTCGGCAGCTGACATCGAGTGGTAGTTGGAGAGCCCCACGATGTCGTAACGCATCTGGGCGTAGGCGGCGGCTACCTGTTCCGCGCTCTGGCCGCCGTGGGTGGCACCGCCCCACGCGACGGAGTGCGCGTGGAGGCTCGCCTTTTGCCAACGACCGGTGGCGTTGAGATCGCCGTAGGGGTTGTACCAGCGCCCGCCGGCGAATGGTCGCGACTCAGCGAACTGATACAGTGGGGCAGTGGCATACAACAGCGAGACGAGGAAGAGCAGCGCCAGCAGCCCCGTCACCGCGTGGGCCGCAGACAACCAGCAACAGCTGACAAACATGGATGTCATCGCACGCACAGCGCGCATCGGACTCCAGCTCTTGGGTTACCACATCATCACCGATCGTGATGTGGTGGCCAAGCGCCCGTGCACAGCTGTGACAGACTGTGACCGGATCGTCGTGCACACACCGCCGCTATTGCGGCGGGCCGGCCGTGACGCTCTTGAGCTCCATGGTGAGCGTGGCGATGCTCACCTTGGCCCGCACTCTGAGCGGAATATGACGTGCATCGTTCGAGAACCAGACCTCGGCCTCTCCGCCTTCACTGAAGAGACCTTTCGTGCGGATGATGGGCTTCACCACGACCGCGTCGAACTCACCGGCCGGCAGCATGATGCGCTCCGTGCGCAGGACGCGTACCGTGACCGGGTTGCCGTCGCGCTTGTAGTAACGTGCCGCTGTGTACTCGTCGCCAACCTTGAGCGGCAATGTGCGAATGAAATAAATGAATGACACGTCGTCGAGCGGAATCGCCGACGCCAGCGTGCCACTGTCCGCGGGATTCTCCAGACTCACGAAACGCATTTCACCGGGAAAGAACTCGTAGGTGCGTTCCTTCTTGTATCCCGTCTGATCGAGCTTCTGCTCGAACCGGTGGGAGAACAGCTTGCGCGCGTCGAGCCACGAGCGCTGCGCGTCGTTGATCTTGAACACGGTAATGCCGCCCTTCGTGCGAAACGACAGACGGTAGGTTGGGTTCCCGCGCAGCGTATCGAGCGCATCGACACTCAGCGACGCCGTACCGTGGCCCCGCACCAGGAACCATTCGGCCTGCAGCCGGAACTCCAACGACTCGCCGACCTTGAACGGCACCGGGGCGAACGCGGTTCGCGCCGAGGGTGCGCTTCCGGCGTTGCCGGCGTCCTGCGCCGCGCCGGAGTGGGGCAGCAGCATGGAGGGCGCACTCCACAACAGCGCGCGGATGAGAAAACAGAGCCGAAGTCGTTGCACGATGCACGATACCCAGCGCGCGTGAATCTGGCCGCTCCGGCATTTCTTCGGTTCACCCCATTCTCATACTTCCGGCTCACCGAGCCGTTACAAGGCGTAACGGTCGGACTCACGAGTCCGAACTTCAGCAATAAGATAAAAAGCCGATAGAAACCATCGAGAACGTGGCTCCGGCGCCGACCGGCCCACGCCCTACCCGTCCGCTCCGGCGGCGTCGATGTTGACGCGGCGAGTCGAGGGGTACTCGCCCACTGTCCAATGCACCGCATGTTGCAATTTGTCGTCCGCCGCCCGATCAGCACCCAACTGTGGCTCGCGGTCGCGGCCGCGCTGCTGGCGGGGATCAGTGCCGCTGCCGTGGCCCTCCAGGCGCTGCGCTCGACTGCTACCGATGCCGCGGCACTCGACCAATCCGTGGTTACCCCGCTCGCCGACGTGGGCCAGCTCCAGAACGAAGTGCAGAAGGTCCGCGTCGCGTACCGGGATCTGGTGTTCGACGACACCCAACGCGCGGATGCCCTGACCCGCATGCGGGCCTCGCTCGCCGAAATCGATTCGCTTGCCCCGAAGCTCGTTGCCTCGGCACGAGCCCCGGAGGTGAAGGTGCTGGCGGACTCCTTTGTCACGCGATTCCGAGCGATCCAGCCGCAGCTTGACGCGCTTGTTGCCGCCGCCAGCTCCGATGATTCCCTCGCCCAGGCGCTGATGCGTGGGACACTCCGTCGCGACATGACGGGCGTTGAGACGATCCTTGGCGCGCTGGCCGTGGCGGAGGTCAAGGAAGCCCGGCGCTACTCCGCCCGGGCCATGGCGAGAAGCCGCTCGAGCCTGTTTCTCGTGAGCAGCGTGCTCATTGCGGGGCTCCTGCTGGCGTCCGTCCTCGCTGCCGCCATCGTGCGCCGCACCACGACCGCCCTCGTGCAGGTCCGTGAACGACTGCAGGCTCTCGAATCGGAGAGCATGGTCACTCTGCAGCACGCCACCGAGAACCTGGCGCGCGGCCGGCTTGATGCGCTCAACACCACAGAATCGTTGCCGCTCGCGATTGACGGCGCGGATGAACTGGCGGACGTGGCAACAGCCCTCAACGGCACCCTGGCGCGCTCCGAAGCCGCGATGGCCTCCTACGCCGCGGCTGTCCGTTCACTGCAGCGCATGCTGGGGGAAACCCAGCGCGTGGTAAGCGCCACCCAGCGCGGTGAGGCCAATGTACACGCCAACAGTGACGGGTTCGATGGCGCGTTCCGCGACCTCCTCGACTCCTTCAACGATGCGCAGGATGCCGCGCGACGCCCCGTGCAGGCTGCCTTGACCGTGCTCGAACAGGTCGCCGCACGCAACCTCGCCGTTCGTGTGACCGGGGAGTTTGTCGGCGAGCACGCCCGGCTCACGAGTGCGGTCAACACGGCTGTCGCCAATGTGGCCAACGCGCTGCATGAAGTGGAGACAGCCGCGGAGCAGATTGCGGCGGCGGCCCAGCAGGTGAACTCGGGAAGCCAGAACATGGCTGATGGTGCGTCCACGCAGGCGGCGTCGGTCGAGGAGATCACTGCCGCCGTACAAGAACAGGCGTCAGTCACCTCGCGCACCGCGGGACGGCTTGACGAAGCTCGCCAGCTTTCACGTCAGGCCCGTGACCGGCTCCGCACCGGTACGGACAGCATGCATGAGCTGTCTGCAGCAATGACGCGGCTGAACGGGTCGGCCCAGCGGACGGCCCAGATCGTGCGCACTATCGACGAGATCGCGTTCCAGACAAATCTGCTGGCCCTCAATGCAGCCGTCGAAGCCGCGCGGGCCGGGGATGCAGGAAAAGGGTTCGCCGTCGTCGCCGATGAGGTCCGTCAGCTCGCCATCCGTGCCGCCGCGTCAGCGCGCGAAACGTCGGCGCTGATCGACGACACGGTTGCGTCCACGCATGAGAGTCTGGGCATCACCGAACAGGTGCGGGCACAGCTCGGCACCGCGGACACCGATGTGGAACGCGTTACGGCTCTGGTCGAGCAGGTCACGGTTGACTGCGGTGCGCAGCGGGATCAGATCCAGGAGGTCTCGCGCGCCGTCGAGCAGGTCAGTGCGCAGACCCAGCGCGCGGCGGCCAATGCCGAGGAATCGGCGAGCGCTGCCGAAGAGCTGAGCGCACAGGCATCCACCATGAAGGAGCTCGTGAACCGCTTCGAGATTACCGATGCTCGTGGTACGCCTCAAGTCCTCGCCCGGCGAGGCCCGGCCATCATTGCACGATTGGCCACCGCCGCTACGGCCGTATCCCCGTCACCACTGGCAGCACGATCCTAGAGGCCTGCCCCTTGCTGCGATAAATGCGCTGCGTGGCGGCGCGGAAGTCGCTGGGTTTCGCTTCGAAAATATTCGGTACGAACGTTTGCGGGTTGCGATCAATGAGCGGAAACCACGTGCTCTGCACCTGGATCATGACCCGATGCCCTTTCTTGAAGGTGTACGCCTGGGTGTGCAGGTCGATGGTGATGGCTTCCGGCACGTTGGGCGTGAGCGGCACCGGCTTCTGTGGATCCTTCCGATAGCGTGCCCGAAACACATCGTTGGCGACCATGAACTGATAACCATTCATCCGCAGCTCTTTCATGCCGGTATCGGGGTACACATCAATGAGCTTCACCACGTAATCGGCATCGGTGCCACTCGTGGCGGCGTGCAGCGTCACGGTGAGATCACCCGCGATGGTGAGATCGTCGGTGAGGGTGGGGAGCTCCCAGCTCAACACATCGGGACGGTTGTGCACGAAGCGCTGGTCTTCGGTGAGCCACGTTCTCCAGGTGGAGCCCGGTCCGTAGGTCATCTGCACCGGACGCTGACGGTACGGCACCGGCTTGGCCGGGTCGGACACGTACGCGTCGTAGGCGGGGGCCGTCGTGGTGGGTGGCTCCCACCCCAGCGCGCCCCCTTCGCGCATGTACAGACTGCGTGGTGACACGGCCGTTTTGGGCGGCCACGTGTCGTAGCGCTTCCACACGTTGCTGCCGGCCTCGAAGACCAGCGCTTCCGGGAGCGTCCACCCAGCCACGTCGCGCTGCTCGGGGTGCAGATGGCGCGCGAAAAACGGCGCCATGATGGAATCGCGGAAGAAGCGCGCCGTGGGTTGCCCAAACTGGATGGGGCCCAGGGATGCGCCTTCGCCGCCCATCCAGCCGCCATGATTCCACGGCCCCACCACAAGGAAGTTCTTGTTCTCGCGATCGTGTTTCTCGAGTTCGCGGTAGATGGTGACCGGACCGTAGAAGTCTTCCTGGTCCCACCATCCTGCCACATGCAGGGCGGGCACGGTGACCTTGTTGAGATACCCAGCCATCGCCTGACGCTGCCAGAACGCATCGAAGTTGGGATGCTGCGCGAAGTCATTCCACGTAGGAATGGTCCCCTTGAGGAACTTCTCGTTTACCGTTTTGAGCGAGCCGAGTTTGAGGTACCACTCGTAGGTGTCGAATGCGTCCATATTGAACTGCTTCACGTCCTTGCCGCTTTCCATCATGGTGGCGTATTCGAATCCGTAGCTCAGACGGAACGCCCCGTTGTGATGGAAGTCGTCGCCCTTCCACATGTCGGCCGGTGAGGCCTGCGGCGAGCCGGCTTTCAGGGCCGGGTGCGGATCGAGCATCGCCATGGCCGTTGTCCAGCCGTCGTATGACACGCCCGTCATGCCCACGCGGCCGTTGTTGTTGGGCACGTTCTTGAGCAGCCACTCGATGGTGTCGTACGCGTCGGTGCTTTCGTCAATGGCCTTTGCATCTGCGCGGTTGGCGCGCGGGGGCCGTTGCATGACGAACTGTCCCTCCGACTTGAACTTGCCGCGAATGTCCTGGAAGACGAACACGTAGCCGTTGCGGGCAATGTCGCGCGCCATGAAGCCCCAGCGGGCTGCCACACTCGCCGCCGTGTTGCCATCCACGCCATACGGCGTGCGCACGAACATGATGGGCAGGGGTCCCGCTGCATTGGTGGGGGCGAGGATGCGCGTGTATAGTTTGGCCCCGTCGCGCATGGGGATCATTGACTCGGTGAGCGAGTAGCTCGCCGCGGCGGGCGCGGCTGTGGCCGGCTGGGCGGAGACGGCGCGCCCCCACAGCAGCAGCACCGGAAGGATTCGAGAGAGTCGCATGCGATAGCTTGCAGCAGGGTCGGCCGATGCGCTACCTGCGGCCATCCCGGGGTGGTTGTGGTCACCCGCTCTCCACACCCAAATCCCTTCATCTGATCGGTGGTTCCGCTGACCGGCCGTTCCGCACTGCTATAGATGCCATTATAATAGATAGCGTGATACGCTCCTTCGCTGACCTGGCCACCGAGGACCTGTTCAATGGGGTCGATAGCCGCCGCGCCCGGCACGCGTGCCCCGTCACGCTCTGGTCCGTGGTGGCACGCAAGCTGACTCAGCTCAATCGGGTGCGCGACCAACGGGAACTGGCGGTGCCGCCTGCCAATCGTTTGGAAGCGCTGAAGGGCAGTCGACGCGGGCAGCACAGCATCCGCATAAACGATCAGTACCGGATCTGCTTCCGGTGGGAGGAGGGCTATGCCGACGATGTCGAAGTCACGGACTACCACTAAGCCCGCGAAGGGCTCCCCGCTGGTGCAGCGCCGCCTGCCCACCCATCGGCCACCGACGCATCCGGGTGAGATGCTGCTGGAGGAGTTCCTCAAGCCGCTGGGCATCTCGCAGTCCGCGTTCGCGATCCAGCTGGGGGTTTCTTTTCCGCGGCTGAACGAGGTGATCAACGCCAAGCGGAGCGTCACGCCGGATACCGCGCTGCGCCTCGCCCAGGTGACGGGCATGAGTGCCGACTTCTGGCTCGGCCTGCAACAGGATTGGGATCTGTGGCACGCGCTCCGATCGAAGGAGGCCGCTGCGATCGCGCGCCTGAAGCCGTTGCCCCGCGCCGGATGATCGGGCGCTGCAAGGTGAAGCTAATCCGTTGATTATTGGTGCGGAGAGCGCGTCCGCGCGACATCTTTCTCCACAGCTTCGCGCAACAGCCACACTCGTCACGAACTCCTGGAGCGATCATGGGCAAGTACACACTCAACGTGAACGGCACATCCCGGAGCGTCGAAGTCGAACCCGACACGCCACTGTTGTGGGTGTTGCGCGATTCGCTGGAGCTCACCGGCACCAAGTTTGGCTGCGGGATTGCCCAATGCGGCGCCTGTACGGTGCACGTGAACGGCGTGCCCACGCGCTCCTGTCGTACGGCCGTTTCCACCGTGGGCGCGGCGGCGGTGACCACCATCGAAGGCATTGACACCCCGCAGGCGCGCGCGCTGCAGGATGCCTGGTGCGAACTGGACGTGCCGCAGTGTGGCTACTGTCAGGGCGGACAGATTCTGGCCGCGGCCGCCTTGCTCAAGGCCAAGCCGCACCCCATCGACGCTGACATCGACTCGGCCATGGCGCGCAACGTGTGCCGCTGCGCGTCGTACACGCGCATTCGGGCCGGCATCAAGCGCGCCGCCGAGTTGGCTGCGACCACCACTCCAGCCAACGGGAAGCGCGAATGAGCCACCAACAGATCGATCGGCGCCAGTTCATCAAGATCAGTGGACTGGTGGGCGGTGGGTTGCTGGTCGCGAGTGCGCTGGAGACGGCCGAGGCGATGGCCTCGAGCACGGCGGCACTCGCACCCGCTGCAGACTTTGCCCCGAATGTGTTTGTGAGTATCGCGCCAAGCGGCACCGTCACGCTCATTGCCCCCAACTCGGAGATGGGGCAAGGGATCAAGACGTCGTTGCCTATGATCATCGCCGAAGAGCTCGATGTGGCCTGGGAGCAGGTGACCGTGGTGCAGGGTGACCTGAACCCGGCGTATGGTCGTCAGTTCAGCGTGGGGAGCGGAAGTACGGTGGCGAACTACATGGCCATGCGACGCGCCGGTGCCGCCGCACGGGCCGTGCTCGTGGAGGCCGCGGCCCAGGAGTGGGGCGTAAGCGCGAACGAATGCGCGACGGCCAACGGCATGGTGATACACGCCGCGTCAAACCGACAGGCATCGTACGGCGCCCTCGCCACCAAGGCCGCGCAGCTGCAGCCCCCGGTCAACCTGACCCTCAAAGATCCGAGCACCTTCAAATTGCTCGGCACCCGCATTGCGGGCGTGGACAACAGGCAGATCGTGAAGGGTGCGCCGCTCTTTGGTATTGATGTGAAGCTGCCCGGCATGCTCTACGCCACGTATACCAAGTGTCCGGTGTTTGGTGGTGAGGCAGTGAGTGCGAACCTCGATGAGGTAAAGGCCAAGCCCGGGGTACGCGATGCGTTTGTGCTGAGTGGCATTGCGGGGCTGCCCTCGGGGGTGGCGGTGGTGGCGGACTCCACGTGGAATGCGTTCAGCGCCACGAAGGCGCTCAAGGTGCAGTGGAACGAAGGGGCGCAGGTTTCGCAGAGCAGCGCAGATATGGCCGCACAAGCCGTGACGCTGGCCAAGGCCAACGGGGCGGCATCGCTCCCGCAAGGCGCGAAGGCGGTGGAGGCGGTGTATCACTATCCGTTTCTCGCCCACGCCACGCTCGAACCGCAGAACTGCACCGCGTGGTTCAAGGACGGCGTGATGGAGATGTGGACGCCCACGCAAATTCCGGCCACGGGACAGGGGCTGGTGTCGAAGGGGCTGGGAATTGCCGCAAAGGATGTGAAGGTGCACATCACGCGGCTGGGCGGTGGCTTTGGTCGACGCGGCAGCAACGAGTTTTCCCTCGAAGCAGCGGCAATCGCTAAGCGCCTGGCGGGCACGCCCATCAAACTCACCTGGACGCGCGAACAGGATTTTGCGCACGACAACTATCGCTCCAACGGCTGGCACTTCTTCTCGGCGGGGCTCGATAGCGCGGGTAAAGTGGTCGCGCTCAACGACGAGTTTGTCAAAATGCAGGGCGGGCCGGGTGACATGACGGCCACCGGCTTCCCGTTCAATGCCATTCCGGGATCGACGGTGCGGTCGAGCAAGTTGCGTGGGGGCATCCCCACGGGGTATTGGCGGGCGCCCGGTGATAACGGCAACACGTGGGCCACGCAGTGCTTCATGGACGAACTGGCGCACGCGGCCGGCAAGGAACCGCTTGCCTTTACGCTGGACATGCTGGCCACCGTGCCGGCATCGCCGCGCTTTGACGCTGGCAAGATGACGGCGGTGTTGAAGCTCGCCACCGAGAAAGCGAACTGGGGGCATAAGCGTCCGCGCGGTGAGGGGCAGGGCTTC contains the following coding sequences:
- a CDS encoding DUF3108 domain-containing protein, yielding MQRLRLCFLIRALLWSAPSMLLPHSGAAQDAGNAGSAPSARTAFAPVPFKVGESLEFRLQAEWFLVRGHGTASLSVDALDTLRGNPTYRLSFRTKGGITVFKINDAQRSWLDARKLFSHRFEQKLDQTGYKKERTYEFFPGEMRFVSLENPADSGTLASAIPLDDVSFIYFIRTLPLKVGDEYTAARYYKRDGNPVTVRVLRTERIMLPAGEFDAVVVKPIIRTKGLFSEGGEAEVWFSNDARHIPLRVRAKVSIATLTMELKSVTAGPPQ
- a CDS encoding methyl-accepting chemotaxis protein, translated to MLQFVVRRPISTQLWLAVAAALLAGISAAAVALQALRSTATDAAALDQSVVTPLADVGQLQNEVQKVRVAYRDLVFDDTQRADALTRMRASLAEIDSLAPKLVASARAPEVKVLADSFVTRFRAIQPQLDALVAAASSDDSLAQALMRGTLRRDMTGVETILGALAVAEVKEARRYSARAMARSRSSLFLVSSVLIAGLLLASVLAAAIVRRTTTALVQVRERLQALESESMVTLQHATENLARGRLDALNTTESLPLAIDGADELADVATALNGTLARSEAAMASYAAAVRSLQRMLGETQRVVSATQRGEANVHANSDGFDGAFRDLLDSFNDAQDAARRPVQAALTVLEQVAARNLAVRVTGEFVGEHARLTSAVNTAVANVANALHEVETAAEQIAAAAQQVNSGSQNMADGASTQAASVEEITAAVQEQASVTSRTAGRLDEARQLSRQARDRLRTGTDSMHELSAAMTRLNGSAQRTAQIVRTIDEIAFQTNLLALNAAVEAARAGDAGKGFAVVADEVRQLAIRAAASARETSALIDDTVASTHESLGITEQVRAQLGTADTDVERVTALVEQVTVDCGAQRDQIQEVSRAVEQVSAQTQRAAANAEESASAAEELSAQASTMKELVNRFEITDARGTPQVLARRGPAIIARLATAATAVSPSPLAARS
- a CDS encoding CocE/NonD family hydrolase, whose amino-acid sequence is MRLSRILPVLLLWGRAVSAQPATAAPAAASYSLTESMIPMRDGAKLYTRILAPTNAAGPLPIMFVRTPYGVDGNTAASVAARWGFMARDIARNGYVFVFQDIRGKFKSEGQFVMQRPPRANRADAKAIDESTDAYDTIEWLLKNVPNNNGRVGMTGVSYDGWTTAMAMLDPHPALKAGSPQASPADMWKGDDFHHNGAFRLSYGFEYATMMESGKDVKQFNMDAFDTYEWYLKLGSLKTVNEKFLKGTIPTWNDFAQHPNFDAFWQRQAMAGYLNKVTVPALHVAGWWDQEDFYGPVTIYRELEKHDRENKNFLVVGPWNHGGWMGGEGASLGPIQFGQPTARFFRDSIMAPFFARHLHPEQRDVAGWTLPEALVFEAGSNVWKRYDTWPPKTAVSPRSLYMREGGALGWEPPTTTAPAYDAYVSDPAKPVPYRQRPVQMTYGPGSTWRTWLTEDQRFVHNRPDVLSWELPTLTDDLTIAGDLTVTLHAATSGTDADYVVKLIDVYPDTGMKELRMNGYQFMVANDVFRARYRKDPQKPVPLTPNVPEAITIDLHTQAYTFKKGHRVMIQVQSTWFPLIDRNPQTFVPNIFEAKPSDFRAATQRIYRSKGQASRIVLPVVTGIRP
- a CDS encoding type II toxin-antitoxin system RelE/ParE family toxin; amino-acid sequence: MIRSFADLATEDLFNGVDSRRARHACPVTLWSVVARKLTQLNRVRDQRELAVPPANRLEALKGSRRGQHSIRINDQYRICFRWEEGYADDVEVTDYH
- a CDS encoding HigA family addiction module antitoxin, with the protein product MPTMSKSRTTTKPAKGSPLVQRRLPTHRPPTHPGEMLLEEFLKPLGISQSAFAIQLGVSFPRLNEVINAKRSVTPDTALRLAQVTGMSADFWLGLQQDWDLWHALRSKEAAAIARLKPLPRAG
- a CDS encoding (2Fe-2S)-binding protein codes for the protein MGKYTLNVNGTSRSVEVEPDTPLLWVLRDSLELTGTKFGCGIAQCGACTVHVNGVPTRSCRTAVSTVGAAAVTTIEGIDTPQARALQDAWCELDVPQCGYCQGGQILAAAALLKAKPHPIDADIDSAMARNVCRCASYTRIRAGIKRAAELAATTTPANGKRE
- a CDS encoding xanthine dehydrogenase family protein molybdopterin-binding subunit, which produces MSHQQIDRRQFIKISGLVGGGLLVASALETAEAMASSTAALAPAADFAPNVFVSIAPSGTVTLIAPNSEMGQGIKTSLPMIIAEELDVAWEQVTVVQGDLNPAYGRQFSVGSGSTVANYMAMRRAGAAARAVLVEAAAQEWGVSANECATANGMVIHAASNRQASYGALATKAAQLQPPVNLTLKDPSTFKLLGTRIAGVDNRQIVKGAPLFGIDVKLPGMLYATYTKCPVFGGEAVSANLDEVKAKPGVRDAFVLSGIAGLPSGVAVVADSTWNAFSATKALKVQWNEGAQVSQSSADMAAQAVTLAKANGAASLPQGAKAVEAVYHYPFLAHATLEPQNCTAWFKDGVMEMWTPTQIPATGQGLVSKGLGIAAKDVKVHITRLGGGFGRRGSNEFSLEAAAIAKRLAGTPIKLTWTREQDFAHDNYRSNGWHFFSAGLDSAGKVVALNDEFVKMQGGPGDMTATGFPFNAIPGSTVRSSKLRGGIPTGYWRAPGDNGNTWATQCFMDELAHAAGKEPLAFTLDMLATVPASPRFDAGKMTAVLKLATEKANWGHKRPRGEGQGFAICFANGAYVAIVADVAVSKAGELTIKKLTAAVDAGTIVNVSGAEAQVQGSMLDGISAAWFQKVTIERGAAAQTNFNKYPMLRMQHAPPVVDVHFIKSSAPPTGLGEPALPPAAPAVCNAIFAATGKRIRTLPIADEALKWA